The proteins below are encoded in one region of Nitrosomonas ureae:
- a CDS encoding Hpt domain-containing protein, with protein MSAQPKLNISAIIGIKDGIYQIFALIDQNLEVYSQHPGNDKLIKDCRDYIHQLDGLLEMLNLTSITIVTEKMEQVVDALIYKKIEISSPVIDALKQSTKALLFYLNELIDGAEENALRLFPAYRSLMQVYGFENAPESDLFFPRLTVDPVLKAQAAHIDAVSVKSLAKQLGTEYQAGLLTWLRDPSNQQGLQQMAVAVNQIETFPGTPEQRVFWWVAAGFLEDLLHLDSTHIDLTIRRLCGKIEQAIRHLAAEAPGNPAVLMRELLYHLAHSASIGQRIDEIKRSFAWPGLSATGALTFEQSESLNPVLERLRSTLMQTNDIWREFCAGDQESLVSLSEYIDWLLHQAQQTECAPLIKLIEAMSNTAAYLHAQPQDMNEELAMEMATALLMIESILDDFHKLPPELPHQVEVLITRLQGVTAGDVNVNELPALPFFNALESNTQDKDLLARVAQEMLTSLAQIESILDKFFFEPTERSELSLLSGLFQQVSGALVMLQLERAQTLLKLCQNLVERLLEPNYEIIESEQILLVDGLSSLGFFIEALRSGQPDCIQIIEEALALFQMTAIQKDALPPNPENETLHANKVKPETVRTETTNTDMDSELLEIFLEEADQVLAEMTRDLQRFCADPADRDALSSLRREFHTLKGSGRMVKLEEMSDVAWNLEQVLNHWLDEQRPVTDQLTDLIIRTHQAYAGWCRDLRAQGAVHVDAKALLLAAKELLVQQTNAGAMSAAVDADEPTVKSEELAALPESSPRPASAGYAAFSDAAGKIDPELFQAFLEETYDIIPQIGSKLRAWRMLPGDDDIHRAMLRLLHTLKGSARMAGAVLLGDSIHAMESHVEVAFRERNISDSALDQLENEFDIISSQIEQLQSMNAPAVSEPVDIASAADSSEQDQASPEKTDLLQSKAILRINSELIDRLMNDSGEASILRSGVEAQLNSFKQSLQDLAESTHRLHDQLREVEIQAESQMQSHLAQQHENQHVFDPLEFDRFSRLQELTRLMAESVDDIITVQKSLRTTHHAAEESVAQQSIINRRLQQSLLQIRTLPFSNYAERYYRIVRQVSEDMGKRVHLEILGAEVEIDRNVLEKINPPLEHLLRNAIAHGIEEPAQRQQMAKPETGKITLQLRQEGNEVIITLSDDGGGLNLSRIREEGQRLGLIREKEALDDAAITSLIFAQGLSTTDSITGIAGRGIGLDVVRNEILMLSGRISVHSTPHQGTSFTMSLPLTLSVAQTFMIRAGKQTYAIPAFIVEHHREFDPDELKKVYQDHCVEFNGKKYPFSHLAHVLGESDRKPEIARHNPVLFLHSGTQYLAIQADEFLGDTEVVIKNTGSQLAHAPGIEGATITGDGEIILILNPVKLMQRSDVQKMLSTPLPQLTVVTQKKSVKTSTIMVVDDSLTVRKVTCRLLEREGCNVVIAKNGIEAIESLQEIIPDVMLIDLEMPKMNGFELIEKIRANPATAHIPMIIISSRTAEKHRKIAKDLGVDIFLGKPYKEEELLNHLSELVRNKA; from the coding sequence ATGAGCGCTCAACCCAAACTTAACATTTCGGCCATTATCGGCATCAAAGACGGTATTTATCAGATATTTGCATTGATCGACCAGAATTTGGAGGTGTATAGCCAGCATCCCGGCAATGACAAGCTGATCAAAGACTGCCGGGATTATATTCATCAGCTGGATGGCTTGCTGGAGATGCTCAATCTGACGAGTATTACCATTGTCACCGAAAAGATGGAGCAAGTGGTTGATGCGCTGATTTATAAAAAGATTGAAATTAGCTCGCCGGTTATCGATGCGCTGAAACAATCCACCAAAGCTTTATTGTTTTATTTAAATGAACTCATTGATGGTGCCGAAGAAAACGCGTTGCGCTTGTTTCCGGCTTATCGCTCATTGATGCAAGTGTATGGTTTCGAGAATGCGCCCGAAAGTGATTTGTTTTTCCCGCGATTAACGGTGGATCCGGTGCTGAAAGCCCAAGCCGCGCATATTGATGCGGTATCCGTCAAATCCCTGGCCAAACAGTTGGGTACGGAATATCAGGCCGGTTTACTGACGTGGCTGCGTGATCCTTCGAATCAGCAGGGTTTGCAGCAAATGGCAGTGGCTGTGAATCAGATCGAGACATTCCCGGGAACTCCCGAGCAACGTGTTTTCTGGTGGGTGGCGGCTGGTTTCCTGGAAGATTTGCTGCATTTGGATAGTACTCATATTGACCTCACGATCCGGCGGTTGTGCGGGAAAATTGAGCAAGCGATTCGACATCTTGCTGCCGAAGCACCGGGTAACCCTGCAGTGTTAATGCGTGAATTGCTGTATCACCTGGCGCATAGCGCATCGATCGGACAGCGTATCGATGAAATCAAGCGCAGCTTTGCTTGGCCAGGCCTATCAGCCACCGGTGCGCTGACATTTGAACAATCGGAATCTCTGAATCCCGTGTTGGAAAGATTGCGCAGTACGTTGATGCAAACCAATGATATCTGGCGGGAGTTTTGTGCCGGGGATCAGGAAAGCCTGGTTTCGTTGTCAGAGTATATCGACTGGCTCTTGCACCAAGCGCAGCAAACGGAATGTGCGCCGCTGATAAAATTGATCGAAGCGATGAGCAATACCGCCGCGTATTTGCATGCCCAGCCGCAAGACATGAACGAGGAATTGGCCATGGAAATGGCTACCGCTTTATTGATGATTGAGAGCATTCTCGATGATTTCCACAAACTGCCGCCGGAGCTGCCACATCAGGTCGAGGTACTAATTACCCGCTTACAGGGTGTTACCGCCGGCGATGTCAACGTTAACGAATTACCGGCTCTTCCTTTTTTTAATGCGCTAGAAAGTAATACGCAGGACAAGGATTTGCTGGCGCGGGTGGCACAAGAAATGCTGACCAGTCTGGCGCAAATCGAGAGTATTCTGGATAAATTCTTTTTTGAACCCACTGAACGTTCCGAGCTGTCTTTGCTTTCAGGTTTATTCCAGCAAGTTTCAGGCGCCTTGGTGATGCTGCAATTGGAGCGTGCTCAAACTTTATTGAAACTTTGTCAGAATCTGGTTGAGAGATTGCTGGAACCCAACTATGAAATCATTGAATCAGAACAGATTCTGCTGGTGGATGGATTAAGCAGCCTGGGTTTCTTTATTGAAGCGCTCAGGAGCGGGCAACCCGATTGTATTCAGATAATCGAGGAAGCGCTTGCATTGTTTCAAATGACAGCGATACAAAAAGATGCTTTGCCGCCAAATCCGGAAAATGAAACTTTGCACGCTAACAAAGTTAAACCGGAAACAGTGCGTACTGAAACAACAAACACGGATATGGATTCGGAGTTGCTCGAGATTTTTCTGGAAGAAGCGGATCAGGTATTGGCAGAAATGACCCGTGATTTACAGCGATTTTGCGCCGATCCCGCCGATCGCGATGCACTTTCCAGCTTGCGGCGTGAGTTTCATACACTGAAAGGCAGCGGTCGCATGGTCAAGCTGGAGGAAATGAGCGATGTCGCATGGAATCTGGAGCAAGTGCTGAATCATTGGCTGGATGAGCAAAGACCGGTTACCGATCAATTAACAGATTTGATTATCCGTACGCACCAGGCTTATGCCGGATGGTGCAGGGATTTGCGCGCACAGGGTGCGGTTCATGTTGACGCAAAGGCATTGTTGCTGGCAGCAAAAGAATTGCTGGTTCAACAGACAAATGCCGGAGCTATGAGCGCTGCTGTCGATGCCGATGAACCCACAGTAAAATCCGAAGAATTGGCGGCATTACCGGAATCATCGCCTCGCCCCGCATCAGCGGGATATGCTGCGTTTTCCGATGCTGCCGGGAAAATCGACCCGGAACTGTTTCAGGCATTTCTTGAAGAAACGTATGACATTATTCCGCAAATCGGTAGCAAATTGCGCGCTTGGCGCATGTTGCCGGGGGATGACGATATTCACCGCGCGATGCTACGGCTGCTGCATACCCTGAAGGGAAGCGCCCGCATGGCGGGAGCGGTATTGCTGGGCGATTCGATTCATGCCATGGAAAGTCATGTCGAAGTGGCTTTCCGTGAGCGTAACATATCGGACTCTGCATTGGATCAGCTTGAAAATGAGTTTGATATCATCAGCAGTCAGATTGAACAGCTGCAAAGTATGAACGCTCCAGCGGTTTCGGAACCAGTCGATATCGCTAGTGCAGCGGATTCATCAGAGCAAGATCAGGCTTCACCCGAGAAAACTGATCTGCTTCAATCCAAGGCCATTTTACGCATCAATTCCGAGCTTATTGACCGGCTGATGAATGATTCCGGCGAAGCCAGCATTCTGCGATCCGGAGTTGAAGCGCAACTGAACAGTTTCAAGCAGTCTTTGCAGGATCTTGCCGAAAGCACCCACCGCCTGCATGATCAGTTGCGCGAGGTGGAAATTCAGGCGGAATCACAAATGCAATCCCACCTTGCGCAACAACATGAAAATCAACATGTATTCGATCCTCTCGAATTCGATCGTTTTTCCCGCTTGCAGGAATTGACGCGACTGATGGCAGAAAGTGTTGATGACATAATTACCGTGCAAAAGAGTCTACGCACAACCCATCATGCCGCTGAAGAATCGGTTGCGCAGCAATCCATCATCAACCGCCGGTTGCAGCAATCCTTGCTGCAAATCCGTACCCTACCGTTTAGCAATTATGCCGAGCGTTATTACCGCATTGTCAGGCAAGTTTCTGAGGATATGGGAAAAAGAGTTCATTTGGAAATTCTTGGCGCGGAAGTTGAGATAGATCGCAATGTATTGGAAAAAATTAACCCTCCGCTCGAACATCTGCTACGCAATGCCATTGCGCATGGCATCGAAGAGCCGGCACAAAGACAACAGATGGCTAAGCCCGAAACCGGGAAAATAACCCTGCAATTGCGCCAGGAAGGCAATGAAGTGATTATCACGCTCAGCGATGATGGCGGTGGCTTGAACCTGTCGCGTATCCGGGAGGAAGGACAACGGCTTGGATTGATCCGGGAAAAGGAGGCTCTGGACGACGCTGCGATCACGTCGTTGATTTTTGCACAAGGTCTGTCAACTACCGATTCCATCACCGGAATTGCCGGTCGTGGCATTGGATTGGATGTCGTGCGGAATGAAATCTTGATGTTGAGTGGTCGCATCAGCGTCCATTCCACCCCTCATCAGGGCACAAGTTTCACGATGTCTCTGCCGCTTACGCTGTCGGTGGCGCAGACATTCATGATTCGCGCGGGAAAACAAACCTATGCGATACCGGCTTTCATTGTGGAGCATCATCGGGAATTTGACCCGGACGAATTAAAGAAAGTCTATCAGGATCATTGTGTTGAATTTAACGGAAAAAAATATCCGTTTTCCCACCTGGCGCATGTATTGGGCGAATCCGATCGCAAGCCGGAAATTGCCCGGCACAACCCCGTGTTATTTCTGCATAGCGGTACCCAATATCTGGCGATTCAGGCTGATGAATTTCTAGGCGATACCGAGGTGGTGATCAAGAATACCGGCTCGCAACTCGCTCATGCACCCGGCATCGAAGGTGCCACCATCACCGGCGACGGCGAAATCATTCTGATCCTGAATCCGGTCAAATTGATGCAACGCAGTGATGTACAAAAAATGCTCAGCACACCGCTGCCTCAATTAACTGTCGTCACACAAAAGAAATCCGTCAAAACGTCCACCATCATGGTAGTGGACGATTCATTGACCGTGCGTAAAGTAACCTGCCGTCTTCTGGAACGTGAGGGTTGCAATGTAGTGATTGCGAAAAACGGCATCGAAGCGATCGAAAGTCTTCAGGAAATCATCCCTGATGTCATGCTGATTGACTTGGAAATGCCTAAAATGAACGGCTTTGAATTGATCGAAAAGATACGTGCAAACCCGGCAACAGCTCATATCCCGATGATCATCATTTCTTCACGAACCGCAGAGAAGCATCGCAAGATTGCCAAGGATTTAGGCGTTGATATATTTCTAGGTAAACCTTATAAAGAAGAGGAATTGTTAAATCACTTGTCCGAGTTGGTGAGAAATAAAGCGTAA
- a CDS encoding DUF2272 domain-containing protein: MARKLISIEALNFRSTPDTSSLANRIDILHLGQSVTEIGPATKSGWVEIAVEIDGITKQGVVKAEINELLTLREPVSNSREALVVEAIKEWLRFEQGQAKDHIDPYFRFVGEMWKAIGKDHLDGQDENPWSAAAISFMVRNAGKSFQKYNNFKFSGRHSDYMHDSIKKQKVADINAPFWGFRLFQKKPEIGDIVGKWREEQSDFDDAEVGRNFSSHCDIIVSIHPDFVLTIGGNVKHSVSISRYAKTPNGYIDDENENNIILMVNKV; the protein is encoded by the coding sequence ATGGCTAGAAAATTGATCAGTATTGAAGCTCTGAATTTTCGTTCTACACCCGATACATCCTCCCTTGCTAATAGAATTGATATTTTGCATTTAGGTCAGTCGGTTACGGAAATTGGTCCAGCCACTAAATCGGGATGGGTGGAAATAGCGGTGGAGATCGACGGTATAACCAAGCAAGGCGTAGTAAAAGCAGAAATTAACGAACTACTTACCCTGAGGGAGCCGGTTTCAAATAGCCGTGAAGCTTTAGTTGTGGAAGCTATTAAGGAATGGTTGCGTTTCGAGCAAGGTCAAGCAAAAGATCATATTGATCCTTATTTTAGATTTGTGGGTGAAATGTGGAAAGCGATTGGAAAAGACCATCTAGATGGGCAAGATGAGAACCCTTGGTCGGCTGCTGCTATTTCATTCATGGTTCGTAATGCAGGCAAAAGTTTCCAGAAGTATAACAACTTCAAATTTTCGGGGAGGCATTCAGACTACATGCACGATTCAATAAAAAAACAAAAAGTGGCGGACATCAATGCACCCTTCTGGGGATTCCGATTATTCCAGAAAAAACCAGAGATTGGCGACATTGTTGGAAAATGGCGTGAGGAGCAATCTGATTTTGACGATGCTGAAGTAGGCCGCAATTTTTCCAGTCATTGCGACATCATTGTCAGTATTCATCCGGATTTTGTGCTCACCATCGGTGGCAACGTCAAGCACTCCGTCAGCATTAGCCGGTATGCAAAAACACCCAATGGCTATATTGATGACGAGAATGAAAACAACATTATTCTGATGGTTAACAAGGTATAA
- a CDS encoding M15 family metallopeptidase — protein sequence MSKFKFGEKSLSELKGVHPELVAVVNRALELTVQDFSVHDGLRTVEEQKKMVASGASKTMDSRHLTGHAVDLVPYINGKLRWEWVPIYRIADAVRIAAIELGTPIRWGGAWDITFTENPDSPEDMVIDYVARRKKAGKEAFIDGPHFELPKSKYS from the coding sequence ATGAGCAAATTCAAATTTGGCGAGAAATCACTCAGCGAGTTGAAAGGTGTTCATCCGGAACTGGTTGCTGTTGTAAATAGAGCACTTGAGCTGACAGTACAGGATTTTTCCGTTCATGATGGTTTGCGAACGGTTGAAGAACAAAAGAAAATGGTTGCTTCTGGTGCTAGCAAAACAATGGATTCACGGCATTTGACCGGACACGCCGTTGATTTGGTTCCCTATATTAATGGGAAGCTCAGATGGGAATGGGTGCCAATTTATAGAATTGCTGATGCAGTAAGAATAGCCGCCATCGAATTGGGAACTCCAATTCGATGGGGTGGGGCTTGGGATATTACTTTTACGGAAAATCCCGATTCTCCGGAAGATATGGTAATCGACTATGTTGCTCGAAGGAAGAAGGCTGGAAAAGAGGCATTTATAGACGGGCCTCATTTTGAGTTGCCTAAGTCTAAATATTCATAA
- a CDS encoding dihydroneopterin aldolase, with protein sequence MDIIFLHDFKAKTLIGIYPWERIVPQTIRIDLEIALPTSRACQSDNIADALDYALIVEKINEILATHHFSLLEALAEHIAQTVLTEFQSPWIKVSVAKLGIIRGVKKLGVRIERTSNAISDIRSHMSVVKS encoded by the coding sequence ATGGATATTATTTTTCTGCATGACTTTAAAGCCAAGACCCTGATTGGCATTTACCCCTGGGAACGCATTGTGCCGCAAACCATCCGGATCGACCTGGAAATCGCACTGCCCACCAGCCGTGCCTGTCAGTCCGATAACATTGCAGACGCATTGGATTATGCTCTGATCGTTGAGAAAATTAATGAGATTCTGGCGACCCATCATTTTTCACTGCTGGAAGCATTGGCCGAGCATATCGCTCAAACTGTTCTGACGGAATTTCAATCCCCGTGGATCAAGGTCAGTGTTGCCAAGCTGGGTATAATACGAGGGGTCAAAAAGCTGGGAGTGCGTATCGAACGGACATCCAACGCTATATCTGATATTCGTTCGCACATGAGCGTAGTTAAAAGCTAA
- a CDS encoding HpcH/HpaI aldolase/citrate lyase family protein, which produces MSHTLYETTVQRVQRCELAVPGSNPGMFEKALNSGVDFVFLDLEDAVAPDDKVQARKNVIQALNDLDWKGHGITVSVRINGLDTQYMVRDVVDLVEQAGSKIDTLLIPKAGVYADVYMVEAMVTQLEKQQGLTNRIGLEALIETALGMANVEDIARHGATARLEALHFGVADYAASNRARTTNIGGLNPDYPGDQWHFAISRMIVACRAYGLRPIDGPFGDIKDPDGYALAAKRAAALGCEGKWAIHPTQIELANDVFTPPEREIEKAKRILAALKEAAAQGKGAAALDGRLIDAASERMANNVVKIADAIAAKNGRR; this is translated from the coding sequence ATGAGTCACACGCTTTATGAAACCACCGTACAGCGGGTACAACGCTGTGAATTGGCCGTTCCGGGTTCCAACCCGGGTATGTTTGAAAAGGCATTGAACAGCGGTGTCGACTTTGTTTTTCTCGATTTGGAAGATGCTGTTGCTCCCGATGACAAAGTCCAGGCACGTAAGAATGTTATTCAAGCGCTTAACGATCTGGATTGGAAAGGGCATGGCATCACGGTTTCAGTGCGCATCAATGGCCTGGATACACAATACATGGTGCGTGATGTGGTGGATCTGGTGGAGCAGGCGGGAAGCAAGATCGATACGCTGCTGATCCCGAAAGCAGGTGTGTATGCCGATGTTTACATGGTGGAAGCCATGGTGACGCAGCTTGAGAAGCAGCAAGGCCTGACCAACCGCATCGGTCTGGAAGCGTTGATCGAAACCGCGCTGGGCATGGCCAATGTGGAAGATATCGCGCGTCATGGCGCAACCGCGCGATTGGAAGCGTTGCATTTTGGCGTGGCCGATTATGCCGCCAGCAACCGCGCCAGAACCACCAACATCGGCGGATTGAATCCGGATTATCCCGGCGACCAGTGGCATTTCGCCATCAGCCGTATGATCGTGGCCTGCCGTGCGTATGGTTTGCGTCCCATCGATGGGCCATTTGGCGATATTAAAGATCCGGATGGTTACGCGCTAGCGGCGAAACGCGCAGCTGCGCTGGGATGCGAAGGCAAATGGGCCATTCACCCCACGCAAATTGAACTGGCCAACGATGTGTTTACACCGCCTGAGAGAGAAATTGAAAAAGCCAAGCGCATTCTGGCCGCGCTCAAGGAAGCTGCTGCCCAAGGTAAAGGCGCTGCAGCATTGGATGGCCGCTTAATTGATGCCGCTTCGGAAAGAATGGCCAATAATGTGGTGAAAATCGCCGATGCGATTGCCGCCAAAAACGGCCGCCGATGA
- the plsY gene encoding glycerol-3-phosphate 1-O-acyltransferase PlsY has translation MTLWIFAMLAYLLGSVSFAVISSWIFKLPDPRTYGSKNPGATNVLRSGKKTAAIFTLLGDAGKGWLAVILAQIYAPFWGLENEAMAVVALAVFMGHVFPVFLRFQGGKGVATAVGVLLGLYFWLGLLAIATWILVALIWRISSLAALLAAALAPVYAAVLLGFGSNTLAVLLMSLILIWRHQSNIVNLLAGKEGRIGEKKSPGI, from the coding sequence ATGACGTTATGGATATTTGCCATGTTGGCATATTTGCTGGGATCGGTTTCTTTTGCCGTGATATCCAGCTGGATTTTTAAATTACCGGATCCGCGCACGTACGGCTCAAAAAATCCTGGGGCGACCAATGTTCTGCGTAGCGGCAAGAAAACGGCGGCGATTTTTACCCTGCTGGGTGATGCCGGGAAAGGTTGGCTGGCAGTGATTCTGGCGCAAATTTACGCCCCATTCTGGGGATTGGAAAACGAAGCGATGGCGGTGGTTGCGCTGGCGGTATTTATGGGGCATGTGTTCCCGGTATTTCTACGTTTCCAGGGCGGAAAGGGGGTGGCCACGGCAGTGGGTGTATTGCTGGGATTGTATTTCTGGTTGGGCCTGTTGGCTATCGCAACCTGGATTCTGGTCGCATTGATCTGGCGCATTTCTTCGCTGGCGGCTTTGCTTGCAGCCGCGTTGGCGCCGGTATATGCTGCAGTGCTGCTGGGCTTTGGAAGCAATACATTAGCGGTGTTGTTGATGTCACTGATACTGATTTGGCGTCATCAGTCGAATATTGTTAATTTACTGGCGGGCAAGGAAGGGCGCATTGGCGAAAAAAAATCTCCCGGTATCTAA
- the tsaD gene encoding tRNA (adenosine(37)-N6)-threonylcarbamoyltransferase complex transferase subunit TsaD: protein MLVLGIETSCDETGIALFDTERGLLSHALYSQVEMHSEYGGVVPELASRDHIRRVLPLIKQTLAAAKCDLHQINAIAYTQGPGLAGALLVGASIGAAMSFALKIPALGIHHLEGHLLSPLLSTPAPNFPFIALLVSGGHTQLMQVDAVGHYRLLGETVDDAAGEAFDKTAKLLELGYPGGAALSKLARRGRPGQFKLPRPMLNSGDLNFSFSGLKTAVLTLVNKQELTEQTRADIALAFQDAVVEVLTQKSLAALSQSGLTQLVVAGGVGANEQLRESLDYKAALKGAAVFYPELEFCTDNGAMIAFAGAMRLQAMPEKNWQPAGSFTVKARWDLEMLEKPEAN, encoded by the coding sequence ATGCTTGTTTTAGGTATTGAAACTTCCTGCGACGAAACCGGAATTGCGCTTTTTGACACGGAGCGCGGTCTGTTGAGTCACGCACTGTATTCACAAGTAGAAATGCATAGTGAATATGGTGGCGTGGTGCCTGAGTTGGCATCACGCGATCATATCCGGCGCGTATTACCTTTGATTAAACAAACATTGGCCGCTGCAAAATGTGACTTGCATCAAATCAATGCAATAGCATACACGCAGGGCCCCGGCCTGGCCGGTGCGCTTTTGGTCGGCGCCAGCATTGGCGCGGCAATGAGTTTTGCATTAAAAATTCCTGCATTGGGCATTCATCATCTGGAAGGGCATTTGCTGTCCCCGTTATTATCCACCCCAGCACCGAATTTCCCATTCATTGCTTTACTCGTATCGGGAGGACATACGCAATTGATGCAAGTGGACGCAGTCGGTCACTATAGATTGCTGGGTGAAACCGTAGACGATGCTGCCGGTGAGGCATTTGATAAAACGGCCAAATTACTGGAATTGGGTTATCCGGGTGGCGCGGCGTTATCGAAACTCGCCCGGCGAGGCCGCCCCGGACAATTTAAATTGCCACGGCCAATGCTGAACAGCGGGGATCTCAATTTCAGTTTCAGCGGGCTGAAAACCGCAGTTCTGACTTTAGTCAACAAACAGGAGCTTACAGAACAAACCCGTGCGGATATTGCTTTGGCATTTCAAGACGCGGTTGTGGAGGTATTGACGCAAAAATCACTGGCCGCCTTATCACAATCCGGATTAACGCAACTGGTGGTAGCCGGTGGCGTCGGCGCTAACGAGCAATTGCGTGAAAGTCTCGATTATAAAGCGGCCCTGAAAGGCGCGGCGGTCTTTTATCCGGAACTTGAATTCTGCACCGATAATGGCGCCATGATTGCATTTGCCGGCGCAATGCGACTCCAGGCAATGCCGGAAAAAAATTGGCAACCGGCCGGCAGTTTTACCGTCAAGGCACGCTGGGATTTGGAAATGCTTGAGAAACCGGAAGCCAATTAA
- a CDS encoding malate--CoA ligase subunit beta, protein MNIHEYQAKEILAEYGVKIAEGGLAYSVVEAVQRAREIEGDVWVVKAQIHSGARGKAGGIKVCRTHTEVEQAAEELIGKKLVTHQTGPAGKICSRIYVEAGTNISKEMYLSFMIDRASERVIMIGAAEGGMEIEKLAETNPEAIIKIYIEPAVGLQDFQARKMAFGLGIDPAQLNHAVKTIKGCYRALRDLDANILEINPLVITANNEIVALDAKMVFDENALFRRHKIAELRDNTQVDNREVAAAEAGLSYVGLDGDIGCMINGAGLAMATMDMIKLAGGEPANFLDVGGGASAERTEKAFRLVLADSGVKAMLVNIFAGINRCDWIAEGVVQAVKNIDMKIPLVVRLSGTNVEEGRSIIKNNGLPIITADTLAEAAEKVVRARNEVVAQKA, encoded by the coding sequence TTGAACATTCACGAATATCAAGCAAAAGAAATTCTGGCGGAATACGGCGTCAAGATTGCTGAAGGCGGTTTGGCCTACAGCGTTGTCGAAGCGGTACAACGTGCCAGAGAAATAGAGGGCGATGTATGGGTCGTCAAGGCGCAGATTCATTCCGGTGCGCGTGGCAAGGCGGGTGGTATCAAGGTGTGCAGAACGCATACGGAAGTCGAGCAGGCAGCTGAGGAATTAATCGGCAAAAAACTGGTGACCCACCAAACCGGCCCGGCTGGAAAAATTTGCTCCCGCATCTATGTTGAAGCCGGAACCAATATCAGCAAGGAGATGTATCTGTCCTTCATGATCGATCGCGCCAGCGAGCGCGTCATCATGATCGGCGCCGCCGAGGGCGGTATGGAAATCGAGAAACTGGCAGAGACCAATCCGGAAGCGATCATCAAGATTTATATCGAACCCGCCGTCGGGTTGCAGGATTTTCAAGCGCGTAAAATGGCATTTGGCCTGGGTATCGATCCGGCCCAACTGAACCATGCGGTGAAAACCATTAAAGGCTGTTATCGTGCGTTGCGCGATCTCGACGCCAATATCCTGGAAATCAACCCGCTGGTTATCACCGCCAATAACGAAATCGTAGCGCTCGATGCCAAAATGGTATTTGACGAGAACGCATTGTTCCGCCGTCATAAAATTGCTGAGTTGCGGGACAATACGCAAGTGGACAATCGCGAAGTCGCAGCTGCCGAAGCCGGTTTGAGTTACGTCGGCCTGGATGGCGATATTGGCTGCATGATCAATGGCGCAGGCCTGGCGATGGCGACCATGGACATGATCAAGTTGGCGGGTGGCGAGCCTGCAAACTTTCTCGATGTCGGTGGCGGCGCATCCGCCGAACGCACCGAAAAAGCATTTCGTCTGGTGCTTGCCGATTCAGGCGTTAAAGCGATGCTGGTGAATATTTTCGCGGGTATCAACCGCTGCGACTGGATTGCGGAAGGCGTAGTGCAAGCGGTCAAGAATATCGATATGAAAATCCCGTTGGTGGTTCGACTATCGGGAACAAACGTCGAAGAAGGCCGTAGCATCATCAAGAACAACGGCTTGCCTATCATCACCGCCGATACGTTAGCGGAAGCCGCGGAAAAAGTCGTCCGCGCGCGTAACGAAGTCGTCGCTCAAAAAGCCTAG